From Vitis vinifera cultivar Pinot Noir 40024 chromosome 14, ASM3070453v1, a single genomic window includes:
- the LOC104881489 gene encoding uncharacterized protein LOC104881489, whose translation MATKGKDVGSAGKEKRGTSPSKPLQSGSTLTKRCPKPSNPDSTDKDLSSASQKQIPSYLRPTISSQNIKKEDCTLGPSVHRRRSFDKPPSPSQIQKALLSPSGRDRAVRSSSVTPAKPTTAPKPISDRTSKTPRVVKSQTSVIKSASTKKTSSNPPTKKEASASSASAKKAPTVADTAEKLNNESEQEDQESLVHVVQEVEVKDIDNGVEIPSDSSHFDVENSTEPDSDQDEKLKPCETSTVPENQDSSTAAGPEESTEDKIDDQESKDEINSSQPEENSAGEPKVEAQDKQGEEDATENPITKEGDAPSTEDSGDDQNKNKVEEQEGDEGSQKHADEGKQEHVNEERQKHVVEEQKPEAENVASKRQSANGKKDSQVYNEVIEETASKLLEKRKNKVRALVGAFETVISLQEPEAEH comes from the coding sequence ATGGCTACAAAGGGAAAGGATGTTGGCTCGGCAGGGAAGGAGAAGAGGGGCACATCCCCTTCAAAGCCTCTTCAAAGTGGCAGCACCCTCACTAAAAGATGTCCCAAGCCATCCAACCCTGACTCTACTGATAAAGATCTTTCATCTGCATCCCAAAAACAAATTCCAAGCTATCTCAGGCCTACCATAAGCTCACAGAATATTAAGAAAGAAGACTGCACCCTTGGCCCCTCTGTCCACAGAAGAAGATCCTTTGACAAGCCTCCATCCCCTTCTCAAATACAGAAAGCACTTCTCTCTCCCAGTGGTAGAGATAGAGCAGTTAGATCTTCTTCTGTGACACCAGCTAAGCCCACTACTGCACCAAAGCCAATCTCAGATAGGACCTCAAAGACACCTAGGGTGGTAAAGTCTCAGACATCGGTAATAAAATCAGCAAGCACAAAGAAGACCTCCAGTAACCCACCCACCAAGAAAGAAGCCAGTGCCTCATCAGCCTCAGCGAAAAAAGCTCCAACCGTTGCTGATACAGCTGAAAAACTCAACAATGAATCCGAACAAGAAGATCAGGAATCGTTGGTTCATGTTGTTCAAGAAGTGGAAGTGAAGGATATTGATAATGGGGTAGAAATCCCCTCAGATTCATCACATTTTGATGTTGAAAATAGTACTGAACCTGACAGTGATCAAGATGAGAAGCTCAAGCCTTGTGAAACTTCTACAGTTCCAGAAAATCAAGATTCATCTACAGCAGCCGGCCCTGAAGAAAGCACTGAAGATAAAATTGATGACCAAGAAAGTAAAGATGAAATCAATAGCAGTCAGCCAGAAGAAAACTCTGCAGGTGAGCCTAAGGTAGAAGCCCAAGACAAGCAAGGGGAGGAGGATGCAACTGAAAATCCCATTACAAAGGAAGGGGATGCACCATCTACTGAAGATTCTGGAGATGATCAGAACAAGAACAAGGTTGAGGAGCAAGAGGGTGATGAAGGAAGCCAGAAACATGCTGATGAGGGAAAGCAGGAGCATGTAAATGAGGAAAGACAGAAACATGTTGTTGAGGAACAGAAGCCAGAAGCAGAAAATGTGGCATCGAAGCGACAATCAGCTAACGGGAAGAAGGATTCTCAGGTTTACAATGAAGTTATTGAGGAGACTGCAAGTAAGCTTctggagaagaggaaaaacaaagtgagagCACTGGTTGGGGCCTTTGAGACAGTCATATCCTTGCAAGAGCCTGAGGCTGAACATTGA